Genomic DNA from Providencia sp. PROV188:
AGTAACCAATAGCACCAGACTGTTTTTCTGATGCTAGGAGATAAAACGTGAAATATGAATTACAGACAACCGACGGCAATGCGCGTCGTGGTCGCCTGATTTTTGAACGCGGCGTGGTAGAAACTCCGGCGTTCATGCCAGTAGGAACTTACGGCACGGTTAAGGGAATGACTCCTGAAGAAGTGAAAGAAACCGGAGCTCAAATTTTACTGGGTAATACCTTCCATTTATGGTTGCGTCCAGGTCAAGAAATCATGAAATTACATGGTGACTTGCACGATTTCATGCAATGGCAAGGCCCTATCTTAACAGACTCAGGCGGCTTCCAAGTCTTTAGCCTTGGCGCAATGCGTAAGATTAAAGAAGAAGGCGTTCATTTCCGTAATCCAATTAATGGTGAAAAAGTCTTCTTAAGCCCCGAAAAATCGATGGAAATTCAGTATGACCTCGGTTCCGATATCGTGATGATTTTCGACGAATGTACGCCGTACCCAGCAGATTGGGATTACGCAAAGACATCAATGGAAATGTCATTACGTTGGGCTGCGCGTAGCCGTCAGCGCTTTGATGAATTGAACAATAAAAATGCGTTGTTCGGGATTATCCAAGGCAGTGTTTACGAAGATTTACGCGATATCTCAGTGAAAGGGCTGGTGGAAATTGGCTTTGATGGGTACGCTGTAGGCGGCTTAGCAGTCGGCGAACCAAAAGAAGATATGCACCGTATTTTAGAGCATGTATGCCCGCAAATTCCGGCAGAAAAACCACGTTACCTAATGGGCGTTGGTAAGCCGGAAGATTTAGTGGAAGGTGTACGTCGTGGTATCGATATGTTTGACTGTGTGATGCCGACACGAAATGCACGTAACGGGCATTTATTTGTCACCAGTGGCGTGGTAAAAATCCGTAATGCGAAGTATAAGTCAGACACATCACCTCTCGATGCAGAGTGTGACTGCTATACTTGTCGTCATTACAGCCGCGCGTATTTGCATCATCTTGACCGTTGTAATGAAATTTTGGGTGCACGACTCAATACCATCCATAATTTACGTTACTATCAACGCTTGATGGCGGGTATTCGCCAAGCGATTGAAGCGGGTAATTTTGAGCAGTTTGCTGCGGATTTCTATCAGAAGATTGGCAAAGCCCAGCCTTCATTAAATAGAGAGTGAATTTAAAGTGCGAAGTTAGCCCGAACTGTGTAGCATATCGGGCTGTACCCTTCGTTCTTGCAGCTGATTGTGGTTATTGGCATCAGCCAAAAGAATTATTTAGTGCAAATTATAGTTTTTGGTTCTAGTTACATGATGGTTTGATGTATTTTATGTAACTTGAACTAGTTAAAGTGTAAGTTTGAAATTGCTTTCAATAACAATGAGGAAAGTTGAATGAGTTTTTTTATTTCTGAAGCAGCGGCATCAGCAGGCGCACCCGCTCAAGGTAGCCCGTACTCTCTGATTATTATGCTGGTTGTTTTCGCGCTGATTTTCTATTTCATGATCCTGCGTCCACAGCAAAAACGTGCTAAAGATCACCGTAAACTGATGGAATCAATCGCTAAGGGTGACGAAGTTTTAACCACTGGTGGTTTAATCGGTCGTGTGACTAAAGTGTCTGAAACAGGTTATGTTGTTCTTGAACTGAGTGAGAACACTGAAGTAACTATCAAACGTGATTTCGTTGCTGCTGTTCTACCTAAAGGCACAATGAAAGCAATCTAATTCTGAATTTTCCCGAAGGGAACTGCCGTGCTAAACCGTTATCCTTTATGGAAGTATCTGATGTTGATCACTGCGATCCTCATCGGTTTGCTGTATGCACTTCCAAACCTATATGGTGAGGATCCGGCTGTTCAGATCACTGGCGTGCGGGGAACCGCCGCCAATGAACAAACGCTGATCCAAGTCCAAAAAGCTTTAGAAACAGACAAAATTCAGAGCAAATCTGTTGCTCTCGAAAATGGGGCAATTTTAGCCCGTTTCAACAACTCTGACGTTCAGTTACGTGCTCGTGAAGTCATCATGAATGCACTGGGTGACCAGTATGTTGTTGCATTAAACCTTGCACCTGCTACACCAAAATGGCTTGAGGCTCTCGGTGGTGAACCGATGAAGCTGGGTCTGGACTTACGTGGTGGGGTTCACTTCCTGATGGAAGTTGATATGGACACTGCATTAGGTAAATTGCAGGAACAAAACATGGATGGTTTGCGTAATGACTTGCGCCAAGCAGGTATTGCGTACTCTTCTATTCGTAAAGGCAGTGATTACAGCGTCGAAGTTCGCTTCCGTAACGCTGACGATCGCAGTCTTGCTGAGAAAACACTGGCGCGTAAATACCCAGATTTAGTATTTTCTGACGGCAGCGATAACACCATGATTGCTGTTATGACTGATGAGCGCTTACGTGAAGCGCGTAACTATGCCGTCTCTCAAAACATCACGATCATTCGTAACCGTGTTAACCAATTAGGTGTTGCTGAACCACTTGTTCAACGCCAAGGTGCGGATCGCATTGTTGTTGAATTACCGGGTATCCAAGATACTGCGCGTGCAAAAGAAATCTTAGGCGCAACTGCAACCTTAGAATTCCGCTTAGTGAATACTGGTGTAGATAGCGTAGCGGCAGAAAGTGGACGAATTCCGGGTGACTCAGAGCTTAAGTCTGATCGTAATGGCGTGCCTTATGTTCTGTATAAGCGTGTTGTCTTAACGGGCGACCATATTACTGATTCTACATCTGAAACTGATGAAAATGGTTATCCGCAAGTCAGTATTAGCCTTGATAGTGCCGGTGGCTCAATCATGTCTGACTTTACTCGTGACAACCAAGACAAGCTGATGGCAACCCTGTTTGTTGAATACAAAGACAGTGGTAAAAAAGATGCCGCAGGCCGTGCGATTTTAGTTAAAGATGAAAAAGTGATTAACGCCGCGCGTATTCAAGCTCGTTTCGGTAGCAAATTCCGTATTACGGGAATTGATAACGCGAACGAAGCGCGTCAATTATCTTTACTGTTGCGTGCTGGTGCTCTGATTGCGCCAATCCAAATTGTTGAAGAACGTACTATCGGTCCAACATTGGGTATGCAAAACATCGAGCAAGGTCTGAAAGCGTGTATCGCGGGTCTGTTGGCCTCTATCCTGTTTATGATTATTTACTATCGTAAATTTGGTCTGATCGCGAGTAGTGCTCTGATGGCTAACTTGGTCTTAATCGTGGGTGTGATGTCTCTGTTACCAGGGGCGACACTGACTATGCCAGGTATTGCCGGTATCGTCCTAACCCTTGCGGTTGCCGTCGATGCCAACGTTCTCATAAACGAACGTATTAAAGAAGAACTTCGTAACGGACGCTCAGTGCAACAAGCGATCCACGAAGGGTATAAAGGCGCCTTCTCAAGTATTACCGATGCAAACTTAACGACCTTAATCACCGCAATAATTCTGTATGCAGTGGGTACTGGTTCGATTAAAGGCTTTGCGATTACGACAGCGATTGGTGTCGCAACCTCTATGTTTACAGCTATTGTTGGTACACGTGCAATCGTGAACCTGCTATACGGCGGTAAACGTATTAACAAGCTGTCAATTTAAGGAGCACGTTGTGGCACAGGATTATACTGTTGAACAATTGAACTATGGTCGTAAAGTCTATGACTTTATGCGCTGGGACAACGTTGCCTTTAGCATTTCTATCATTTTACTGATCGCTTCTTGTGTGATTATCGGTGTTAAAGGTTTTAACTGGGGACTCGATTTTACGGGCGGTACCGTCATTGAAATCAACCTTAGTCAGCCTGCTGATTTAGATAAAATTCGTGATAGCCTGTCTAACTCGAACCATAAAGATCCATTAATTCAGAACTTTGGTAGTAGCCGAGACATCATGATCCGTTTACCGCCGGTTGAAGGCATAGCGGGTCAAGAGGTTGGTAAAGAGATCATTACTATCATCAATAAAAACGTTGATGAGCAAGCGACGGTTAAGCGTATTGAATTCGTGGGACCAAGCGTAGGTGCTGAGTTAGCACAAACAGGGGCATTAGCGTTATTAACAGCGCTTATCTGTATCCTGATTTACGTTGGCTTCCGTTTTGAATGGCGTTTAGCGGCAGGTGCCGTATTGGCATTGGCTCATGACGTGGTGATCACTTTAGGTATTCTGTCTCTATTCCACATTGAGATTGATATGACTATCGTGGCGTCATTGATGTCGGTTATCGGTTACTCCCTTAACGATAGTATCGTGGTATCTGACCGTATTCGTGAGAACTTCCGTAAGATCCGTCGCGGTACACCGTACGAAATCATGAACGTCTCTTTGACCCAAACATTGAGCCGTACCATCATGACATCAGCAACGACATTATTAGTGGTTCTGATGCTGTATCTGTTTGGTGGCGCGATGTTAGAAGGCTTCTCACTGGTTATGTTAATCGGTGTGACGATTGGTACGATTTCATCTATCTATGTGGCTTCTGCATTAGCACTGAAGATGGGTATGAAGCGTGAGCACTTAATTCAGGCGAAAGTCGAGAAAGAAGGCGCAGATCAAGAGTCTTTATTACCATAACGAATACAGACACTCGTGTATCATAAACACCCTGCGGATAAATAATCCTCAGGGTGTTTTTCATTTCAGGTCTGAGTTACACTATCTACCCTACAAAAATAGAATCAGGAATTCCTATGCATTGCCCATTTTGCTCAGCTGTAGATACGAAAGTGATTGACTCGCGTCTGGTTGGTGAAGGCTCACAAGTGCGCAGGCGCCGCCAGTGTTTGGTTTGCCATGAACGCTTCACTACATTTGAAGTGGCGGAACTTGTTATGCCTCGGGTAATTAAAAGTGATGACATTCGCGAGCCTTTCGATGAAGAAAAGCTCAACAGAGGCATGTTGAAAGCCCTAGAAAAACGCCCTGTCAGTTCTGATGCTATCGATCAAGCCATAATTTCTATTAAATCCCACCTACGAGCGACTGGCGAACGCGAAGTTCCCTCGAAGTTAATTGGTAATTTGGTGATGGATGAACTCAAAAAACTCGATAAAGTGGCTTACATTCGCTTTGCTTCGGTCTATCGTAGTTTTGAAGATGTACGTGAATTTGGCGAAGAAATTGCCAAGTTACAGGACTAATACCGATGCTTGAACAAGACCGTATCTACATGGCCCGGGCCTTTGAATTGGCAAAAAAAGGGCGTTTTACTACATCGCCGAACCCCAATGTGGGTTGCGTGATTGTGCGCGAAGGTGAAATTGTCGGCGAAGGTTATCATCAAAAAGCAGGAGAGCCGCATGCGGAAGTCCATGCACTTCGAATGGCGGGTGATAAAGCGAAAGGCGCGACAGCTTACGTGACTCTTGAGCCTTGTAGCCATCACGGTCGCACCCCACCTTGTGCGGAAGCATTAATTAATGCGGGGATCTCCCGCGTAGTCGCTGCAATGCAAGACCCTAACCCTCAAGTGGCTGGCCGCGGCTTATTTATGCTATCCCAAGCGGGAATAGAAACTGCTAGTAATATTTTGTTGGAAGAAGCCGAAGCAATAAACCGTGGCTTTTTAAAACGTATGCGTACCGCATTTCCTTATATTCAATTAAAACTTGCTGCATCATTAGATGGCAAAACCGCATTAGCGAATGGGGAAAGCAAGTGGATTACTAGCCCTGCGTCGCGTAAAGATGTTCAAGTTCTACGTGCTCAAGCCAGCGCTATTTTAAGTACCAGTAATACCGTGCTTGCTGATGACCCTGCATTAACGGTGCGCTGGAACGAATTACCTGCGGATGTTCAAGCTCAATACCCAGAAGAAAAGCTGCGCCAACCTATTCGTATCGTGTTAGATAGACACAATCGCGTGAAACCTGAACACAAAGTGACGCAGTTAGACGGTGAATGCTGGCTAATTCGCCCAACGCCGGATACCACAGAAACATGGCAGGGAAATGTCGAACAGCTTGCTATTCCTGCTGATGATAATGGCATCGACTTAGTGATTTTGATGATGCAATTAGCGAAACGTAATGTGAACAGTATTTGGGTAGAGGCGGGTGCTAAGCTTGCAGGTTCGTTATTAAAACTCGGTTTAGTCGACGAACTGATCGTCTATATCGCCCCTAAATTACTTGGGGATACTGCGCGTGGGTTAGTGAGTCTCCCTGAATTAAGCGCATTATCAGATGCGCCTCAATTTGAATTTACTGACGTTGAGAAAGTCGGAAATGACCTTCGCGTCAGGTTACGGCCTGTATGGTAAATGTGTTTTTTTAGCGGTTTGCTGAAATTCACTCGTACGGTTACCTAAAGAATGTGATAAAATCCGCGCCCCGCGGGTTGTAATTAATATTTGAGGAAGATTATGAACGTAATCAAAGGTGTTGTTGCTGCGCCAAAAGCGCGTGTTGCTATCGCTATCGCTCGTTTTAACAACTTTATTAATGATAGCCTGCTGGACGGTGCTGTTGACGCGTTAGAGCGTATTGGCCAAGTTGCTCAAGATAACATCACCGTTGTTTGGGTGCCAGGTGCTTATGAATTACCACTGACCGTGAAAGCATTGGTTGAAACCAAAAAATATGATGCAGTTATCGCATTAGGTACTGTTATTCGTGGCGGTACTGCCCACTTTGAATTTGTTGCGGGTGAGTGCAGCTCAGGTCTGTCTCATGTTGCATTAAATAGCGAAGTTCCTGTGACTTTCGGTGTATTAACCACTGAAAATATCGAGCAAGCCATTGAGCGTGCTGGTACTAAAGCAGGTAACAAAGGTGCAGAAGCTGCACTGACCGCTCTCGAAATGATTAATGTGATTAAAGCTGTAAAAGGCAAATAATACGCGCCATATCTCGGGCTCTGTGAGTTCGAGATATGCTGTGTAGTTTTTTTTATTTAAGGGGAATCTTGTGAAACCTGCTGCTCGTCGCCGCGCTCGTGAGTGTGCTGTACAGGCCATCTATTCATGGCAATTATCCGGTAATCCTATTGCCGACGTAGAATATGAGTTTATTGCTGAACAGGACATGTCTGACGTTGACGTAACCTATTTCCGTGAGCTGATTTCTGGTATTGCAAACAATGCTACGAAGCTGGATCAATTAATGTCACCTTACTTATCTCGTCAGTTAGAAGAGTTAGGTCAAGTTGAGAAAGCGATTTTACGTGTAGCAATGTATGAACTAAGCTATAGAGAAGATGTACCTTTCAAAGTTGCTATCAACGAAGGTATTGAATTAGCTAAAGTTTTTGGTGCTGAAGATAGCCATAAATTTGTCAACGGTGTGTTAGATAAAGCAGCACCTGCGGTACGTCGTAAGAAATAAACATAATCAGGTTCCCTCCTGTAATACGTAAGTCATAATGGGTAGGCTGGGTTCCAGTCTATCCTAGTACTTATGTCTGGCTTTTCAGTTTATTGACGAGCTAGGCATAGCGAAAATGGAAAATCTACCATGTCATATGGCGAATTTGACCTCATCGCACGTTTTTTTAATCGCCAACCTGTAAACCGACGTGATGTTAACATCGGTATTGGCGATGATTGTGCGCTAATGACTATCCCTGAGAAACAGCAACTTGCTGTGAGTACGGACACCCTAGTTTCCGGTATTCATTTTCTACCCGATATCTCTCCCGCTGACCTTGCCTATAAATCCCTAGCTTCAAATTTAAGTGATCTTGCTGCGATGGGAGCGGATCCAGCTTGGGTCTCTTTAGCTATTACCCTACCGAGCGTAAACCATGAATGGTTGCAATCTTTTAGCGATATGTTGTTTGAACAACTGAATTACTATGGAATGCAGCTGATTGGGGGAGATACGACCCGTGGACCAATGAGTTTAACCTATACCGTTCATGGTCTTGTGCCAATTGGCAAAGCGTTATCTCGCTCTGGTGCACGTAATGGTGATTGGATTTATGTGACGGGTACTTTGGGAGATAGTGCTGCGGGACTTGCGATACTGCAAAACAGGTTACAGCCTGAAAGCCCTGAGCATAAGGAGTGGTTGATTGAGCGTCATTTACGCCCACAACCGCGTATTTTGCAGGGGCAGGCTTTACGCAATTTGGCTTCATCTGCGATAGATATTTCAGATGGGTTAGTTTCTGATCTCAACCATATATTAAAAGCGAGCGGTTGTGGGGCGAGGATCAATCTCGATGCGCTACCACAGTCCGATGCGTTGAAGCAGAACTGTTCTGTGGAGCAAGCAAGAGTTTGGTCGTTAAGTGGTGGTGAAGACTATGAGCTATGCTTTACAGTACCTGAAATGAATCGGGGAGCCTTAGAAGTAGCGCTTGCTCATACGGGGTCAGGTTTTACCTGTATTGGCCAAATCAAGCCTCAATCTGAAGGGATCAGTTATTTTTGTGATAACCAAGCTGTTGAGGTTGACCTCAAGGGCTTCGATCATTTTGTTTAGGAAAATGTCCATGGCAACCGCTCAAGAAAAAGCAGCAGCAAAAAAACGATTGAATATGCGTAATCCGTGGCACCTGCTAGCGACGGGGTTCGGAAGTGGTTTATCGCCAATTGTTCCCGGTACAATGGGCTCATTAGCCGCCATTCCATTTTGGTTGCTAATGGACAAACTCCCTGTATGGAGCCTCTGGGTTATTATCGTCGTTGGATTCTGGTTTGGGTGTTGGATATGCCAACGCACTTCCGATGATATGAGGATCCATGACCATGGCAGTATTGTTTGGGATGAGTTTATTGGAATGTGGATCACGTTAATGGCCATCCCTGTGGTGAGTATCCAGTGGGTTCTCACCGGCTTTTTGATTTTCCGTGTTTACGACATGTGGAAACCTTGGCCTATCCGTATCTTTGACCGCCGAGTCAGTGGCGGGTTTGGCATTATGATTGATGACATTATTGCTGCCATATTTGCCTATGTGACAATTTGGCTATTAGTGCATTATCAGGTGATGCCTTTTTGATTTGAGTTAATTCCCTCCTTCAAAGATAAAATATCTTTTTTAGATAAATAAAGTCCTAGTTAAATACTAGGGCTTTGTTCTTATCCTAAATTACTTTTTATTTTTACTTCTATTTTTTATGAATAAAGTTAAATTTATTTTTATTATGAAAAATAAAAAATTCGTTATTTGTAAAAATTAATTTCACTATAATTATGCTTTCATCATAGTTTCCTATTTATTAAAAAATGTAAAAAACAAAGAATCAATATTAACTCGAAATATGGGTGGTTATTTTATTTTTTATTTTTCTGTTATGAGAAAAAAATAACTTAGTCAAATTAACGTATACGTGATGTTTGGTATATTTATTTTATTATTTAAGTGAGAATGATTTTCATTTATTTAAATTCGAAAATCACAAGTATGATTTATTTAGGTTGTTTTTGTTAATTTAATGTAATCAAAAGTTGATTAAAGTTAAGGTTTTTAATTGAATTTACTAATCATGGGTGTACTTTGGGGTTTTATTATGAAATGGCAATTTACAGATTGTTACTGATATGACTCTTGAGGTGCGTATACCGAGTAAGAATATTCAAGTAGTATGCTTGGGAAATAACAAGCATGAATTAGTTTTTATAAAACACGCCTTAATTTATTTTTTAGAAAAATTAAATTTTTATTTGGCTTGTTATTTTTTAATAAAGTCATATCGGTTTTGTTTTGATAAAAATATATTTATTTCAATTTTATATTGCCTATTAATAAGGGTTTACTATGTTAATTAATAAAAAAAATCTGATCGTATTATCTATCGCTGCTGGCTTAGGCTTTTCAGGTGCAGCAATGTCAGCAACGAACGCACAAGTGACAGTAACTGGAAATATTGCTGCTGCGACATGTGATTTAAGCGTCACAAATACCAATATCGATTTAGGAACGTTTATCTCTTCAGATATTCAAACGGTTGGAACTATAGCTGGTAGTACTCATAATTTTGATATGAGCTTATCCAACTGCAGCCAAGAGTTTGATGGTGAAAGTGGTAAGTTCGTACAAATGTACGCGAAAGGTACTGCTTTAGCAGCGAATACTTCTTTATTTAACAATGTTGAAAAAGGAACTGTTGGTGTGGCAGTGACTGCTGACGGTAAAGAAGTAAAGCCAAATACAAACGTTCAATTAAGCAGCATTAAGTCTCTGGCTGAAGGCGGTTCTGCTGTGATCCCAATGAATGTGGCATTGAACTCAACTGTGAGCAAACCCGCTTCACAACGTATCGAAGCGCCGATTACTTTCTCTGTAAGCTACGAGTAAGTTTGTTGTGAAATGGCAGGTTTCTGCCATTTCACTTTGTAACGCATCACGAGAAGGTAAAACATGAAATTATTCACTTTACTCCGTACGCTCCCTATTTTTGCAACTCTGTTTTTTATTCAAATAGGAACGACATCTGCGGCTGGAGTCGGTATCAATGCCACTCGAGTTATTTTCAACCAAGGAAATCAGTCAGTCCCTGTCACTCTGCGCAATAGTACAGAGAAGGAAGAATATTTGGTTCAGGTTTATCTGACAAAAACCGCCAAAGGTGCGGCGCAAGACCAAACTTTAGATGTGCTTCCTCCTATGTTCTATCTGGCATCAAGCCAGCAGCGCGATGTTCGTTTAGTGGAAGGCGCAGGAGCATCTGTATTACCGAAAGATAGGGAATCAGTTTTTTATTTTCATGCTAGAGCCATTGCGGCAAGTGAAAAGAATGCTGGGCAGCAGAATGCAGCAATGAAAGGTGAAGTGAAAATTGCATTAGAGAGTGTGATTAAAGTTTTTTATCGCCCTAAAAACCTAACGTTAACGGTAGAGCAAGCTCAAGGTAGCCTGACATTTGAAGAGACAGCGAGCGGAATCAAAGTGATTAATCCATCGCCGTATTACATCACATTGTCATCATTGAGTGTGGGGGAAAAAGCGGTGACGTTAAACCCTGAAATGAATAACACCATGATAGCGCCTTTTAGCAGTATGGATTACCCAACCCCGGTGAAAAAAGGCAAAAAAGTCTGGGCTGTCATCAATGATCTTGGGGGACGAAGTGAGTATTCACAACCTTAAACTGGGACAGTATCGATGGGCGCTTTTCGCTGGGATATTTTCCATTGTGGCGATACCTGAAGTGAATGCAGCGAATACCCTAGAGTTGACCGCAGAAATTGACAATGCAGGAGAGTGCGATATTGCGGTTAGCCCTTCATTGATTGAATTCAAACGACGTCCTTCTGTGGGCGAATTTGCGGCGAATGATGCGGTAGATATCCAGCTATTAAGCTTGTCGTATAAATGTACGGGCTATGAAACCAATGCTCGCCCTGAAATAAAAGTGACAGGGAATACAGCTGCCGATACCAATTTGTTTTTAACAGCTGATCCAAAAGGCGCCAAAGGCGTTGGTTTTATGCTGAAAGATGGCGCGGTGAAGGAGCTTTCTGGTTATTACAATGCAGGAAAAACAGTCGTTAATGGTGATTCTGTGCTTCTACCCGTAGGGGATAATGATGGAGAAAAACCTTTTACGGTAGGGTTTATTCGCCAAGTCGGTAATAACACCGTCACTGCAGGTGCTGTGAAAGCGGCCATTTTATTCACTGTTGTGATGCCATAAATGGAGGTGATATGAACAAGTATTCATATTTTCTTATGGCTTCATTATTCGTTTTTACAGGGGAAATGTTTGCTGCCTCAAATTCGGTGAGTATTAACTTTGATGCGCATTTATATCGCAGAACGTGCGATGTAAACCTCTCCGAAAGTGTGGTGGCTTATGGAAAAGTGAAACCTCAAACCATTGTTGATAATGACTTAGGTACCAGTACCGCTCTGAATCGTAATGTTATTTTAACCTTAGCTAACTGCTCAGGACTGGGAACATTAAATGGTAGCAAAGTCATTGTGACTGGTCCTAGTCAAGTCATGAACGGGGAAGCCCTGTTTAAGGAAAGTGGCTCTTCAGGCGGTGTGGGGATTCGATTAAAAGCAGATGGAAAAAATAAGGTCAGTGGAGATTCAGTTTGGGATTTGTCTACGACCAGCAATCAAGGAAGTCAAATTACAGTGGTCACGGCACTTTCATGTGGAAATTGTCAAAACATTCAGAAAATTCAATTAGGCACATTTAAAGCCACCATGATGTTTACCGTTTTAGCTTATTGAGCCGTTTATTGAGTGATAAATCTATTAATAATAAAAATAACGGAATACTTTCAAAAATGTTTAAGAAAACAGGTGCATTATTTTTCATTTCTCATTTATTGGTGCTGTTAATTAGCATTAACGTTAATTCAGCACAAGCGGGATTACGTCTAGAAAAAAGTCGTATTATTTGGAGTGATTCCGACACTCAGCAATCAGTGGCATTAACCAATGACAGTGATGACATTTATTTAATTCAGTCCGGTGTATTTAATACACCAACGGGCACTCAAGAATCGCCACTGTTTTCTGTTATTCCACCTTTATATCGTTTAGATGCGAATAAACAGCAAACGATGAAAGTCTTATTACAAAGCTCTCCAGAATCATTGCCTCAAGATAGAGAGTCAGTTTTCTATTTTAGCGCGATTGCTATTCCTGGTGTTTCTCCTGAATTAACAGAAAATGCAGCGGCGCAATTATCTATCGGTACTCGCTTAGTCATTAAGCTATTTTATCGTCCCGTTAAATTTACTCAGTCGCCAGATGCTGCCGTTGCTAATTTGCAATTTCATACATCGCCGAAAGGTTTATGTGTAGCGAATCACTCCCCTTATTTTATTACGCTCAGCGAAGTCAAAGTGGGTAATCAAGTGTTTGCTCAATTCGCTGGCACGATGGTGGCACCTTTTAGTCAGCAGACATTGGCGATTTCAGAATCCATTTCCGTACAAACTCCGATGCGTTGGCAAGCCATCAATGATTACGGTGGTGACACTGCGCCTTACTCCGGTTCTGTGAAGGAGAATAAGGGGCTGTTATGTCAGTAATGAAATCGCTGTGTGGGTGGATTTTAATGATGACGCTAAGCCATGCATTTGCCTCAGAGACAAATGAAGGTTTTCATTTTTCACCTGAACGTTTGGTCTATTTGGAAAGTAATACCAAAGGGATCTCTGCGGGTCTACAAAATGGTACCTCAAAAGCGGCATTGATCCAGGCGCAGGTTGTACCGACAGATCTTCAAACCGGTTTACCTTTGACTGAACATCAAGGGGAAAGTCATGAGGCTTTTTTGATTACGCCGCCATTACATAAATTAGATATCAATGAGCGTTTTAACTGGCGTATTCAGCGTGTTAATGATGGAAAGCTCGCTACCGATAGAGAAACTGTTTTCTACGTTGCACTGAAAGTGATCCCAGAATCTAGCGCGAATGATAAGGCCTCATCACAATTTATTTTGGCGCCAACTATTTATTTAAAAATGTTGTATCGCCCGAAACAAATTGAAGAATTGCGTTTAGATGCTCAAACCGCAAAGTTAGACGTCACTGTGCAAG
This window encodes:
- the ribD gene encoding bifunctional diaminohydroxyphosphoribosylaminopyrimidine deaminase/5-amino-6-(5-phosphoribosylamino)uracil reductase RibD codes for the protein MLEQDRIYMARAFELAKKGRFTTSPNPNVGCVIVREGEIVGEGYHQKAGEPHAEVHALRMAGDKAKGATAYVTLEPCSHHGRTPPCAEALINAGISRVVAAMQDPNPQVAGRGLFMLSQAGIETASNILLEEAEAINRGFLKRMRTAFPYIQLKLAASLDGKTALANGESKWITSPASRKDVQVLRAQASAILSTSNTVLADDPALTVRWNELPADVQAQYPEEKLRQPIRIVLDRHNRVKPEHKVTQLDGECWLIRPTPDTTETWQGNVEQLAIPADDNGIDLVILMMQLAKRNVNSIWVEAGAKLAGSLLKLGLVDELIVYIAPKLLGDTARGLVSLPELSALSDAPQFEFTDVEKVGNDLRVRLRPVW
- the yajC gene encoding preprotein translocase subunit YajC — encoded protein: MSFFISEAAASAGAPAQGSPYSLIIMLVVFALIFYFMILRPQQKRAKDHRKLMESIAKGDEVLTTGGLIGRVTKVSETGYVVLELSENTEVTIKRDFVAAVLPKGTMKAI
- the secF gene encoding protein translocase subunit SecF, with translation MAQDYTVEQLNYGRKVYDFMRWDNVAFSISIILLIASCVIIGVKGFNWGLDFTGGTVIEINLSQPADLDKIRDSLSNSNHKDPLIQNFGSSRDIMIRLPPVEGIAGQEVGKEIITIINKNVDEQATVKRIEFVGPSVGAELAQTGALALLTALICILIYVGFRFEWRLAAGAVLALAHDVVITLGILSLFHIEIDMTIVASLMSVIGYSLNDSIVVSDRIRENFRKIRRGTPYEIMNVSLTQTLSRTIMTSATTLLVVLMLYLFGGAMLEGFSLVMLIGVTIGTISSIYVASALALKMGMKREHLIQAKVEKEGADQESLLP
- the nrdR gene encoding transcriptional regulator NrdR, with protein sequence MHCPFCSAVDTKVIDSRLVGEGSQVRRRRQCLVCHERFTTFEVAELVMPRVIKSDDIREPFDEEKLNRGMLKALEKRPVSSDAIDQAIISIKSHLRATGEREVPSKLIGNLVMDELKKLDKVAYIRFASVYRSFEDVREFGEEIAKLQD
- the ribH gene encoding 6,7-dimethyl-8-ribityllumazine synthase, translating into MNVIKGVVAAPKARVAIAIARFNNFINDSLLDGAVDALERIGQVAQDNITVVWVPGAYELPLTVKALVETKKYDAVIALGTVIRGGTAHFEFVAGECSSGLSHVALNSEVPVTFGVLTTENIEQAIERAGTKAGNKGAEAALTALEMINVIKAVKGK
- the tgt gene encoding tRNA guanosine(34) transglycosylase Tgt; the encoded protein is MKYELQTTDGNARRGRLIFERGVVETPAFMPVGTYGTVKGMTPEEVKETGAQILLGNTFHLWLRPGQEIMKLHGDLHDFMQWQGPILTDSGGFQVFSLGAMRKIKEEGVHFRNPINGEKVFLSPEKSMEIQYDLGSDIVMIFDECTPYPADWDYAKTSMEMSLRWAARSRQRFDELNNKNALFGIIQGSVYEDLRDISVKGLVEIGFDGYAVGGLAVGEPKEDMHRILEHVCPQIPAEKPRYLMGVGKPEDLVEGVRRGIDMFDCVMPTRNARNGHLFVTSGVVKIRNAKYKSDTSPLDAECDCYTCRHYSRAYLHHLDRCNEILGARLNTIHNLRYYQRLMAGIRQAIEAGNFEQFAADFYQKIGKAQPSLNRE
- the secD gene encoding protein translocase subunit SecD is translated as MLNRYPLWKYLMLITAILIGLLYALPNLYGEDPAVQITGVRGTAANEQTLIQVQKALETDKIQSKSVALENGAILARFNNSDVQLRAREVIMNALGDQYVVALNLAPATPKWLEALGGEPMKLGLDLRGGVHFLMEVDMDTALGKLQEQNMDGLRNDLRQAGIAYSSIRKGSDYSVEVRFRNADDRSLAEKTLARKYPDLVFSDGSDNTMIAVMTDERLREARNYAVSQNITIIRNRVNQLGVAEPLVQRQGADRIVVELPGIQDTARAKEILGATATLEFRLVNTGVDSVAAESGRIPGDSELKSDRNGVPYVLYKRVVLTGDHITDSTSETDENGYPQVSISLDSAGGSIMSDFTRDNQDKLMATLFVEYKDSGKKDAAGRAILVKDEKVINAARIQARFGSKFRITGIDNANEARQLSLLLRAGALIAPIQIVEERTIGPTLGMQNIEQGLKACIAGLLASILFMIIYYRKFGLIASSALMANLVLIVGVMSLLPGATLTMPGIAGIVLTLAVAVDANVLINERIKEELRNGRSVQQAIHEGYKGAFSSITDANLTTLITAIILYAVGTGSIKGFAITTAIGVATSMFTAIVGTRAIVNLLYGGKRINKLSI